A portion of the Oncorhynchus nerka isolate Pitt River linkage group LG27, Oner_Uvic_2.0, whole genome shotgun sequence genome contains these proteins:
- the LOC115111763 gene encoding thioredoxin reductase 2, mitochondrial-like, whose translation MAALCRVRHRWKRINCIQLLTRNLTGTFDYDLVVIGGGSGGLACSKEAAQLGQKVAVLDYVEPSVKGTKWGIGGTCVNVGCIPKKLMHQAALLGTALKDAQKYGWQIPGPISHDWSTMAEAVQNHVRSLNWGHRVQLQDKEVKYLNVKGSLLDEHTVKGLTRTGKEIMLTAKNIVIATGGRPKYPTHIPGAVEHGITSDDIFWLKESPGKTLVVGASYVALECAGFLTGIGLETTVMVRSIPLRGFDQQMAGLVTDYMEAYGTKFSWRSVPKSVDKLSSGVLQVTWTDEQTGKDQRDTFDSVLWAVGRAPETKTLGLEKVGVKLNKESGKILVAADESTSVPNVYAFGDIGEGRPELTPTAIKAGKLLARRLAGQTNELMNYDNVATTVFTPLEYGCVGLSEEEAESRHGKDSIEVYHAFYKPLEFTVAERDASQCYIKVVCKQGGDQRILGLHFTGPNAGEVTQGFAMGFQCGATLTHLKETVGIHPTCAEELTKVNVSKRSGLDATVTGC comes from the exons ATGGCAGCCTTATGTAGAGTCAGACACCGGTGGAAACGCATCAACTGCATTCAACTTCTTACGAGAAACTTGACGG GAACGTTTGACTATGATCTCGTCGTTATTGGTGGTGGCTCTGGGGGTCTGGCTTGTTCCAAAGAAG CGGCTCAGCTAGGACAGAAAGTTGCTGTGTTAGATTATGTGGAGCCGTCAGTTAAAG GTACTAAGTGGGGCATTGGTGGTACGTGCGTGAACGTGGGCTGCATTCCCAAGAAGCTCATGCACCAGGCTGCTCTGCTGGGCACAGCTCTGAAAGACGCTCAGAAATATGGCTGGCAAATCCCCGGGCCCATCTCCCATGACTG GAGTACCATGGCAGAGGCTGTGCAGAACCACGTCAGGTCTCTCAACTGGGGTCACCGTGTCCAGCTTCAGGACAA GGAAGTGAAGTATCTGAACGTTAAAGGAAGTCTGTTGGACGAGCACACGGTGAAAGGGTTAACCAGGACAGGAAAAGAG ATTATGTTGACTGCTAAGAATATTGTGATTGCCACTGGGGGGCGGCCAAAGTACCCCACACAT ATCCCTGGAGCAGTCGAGCACGGCATCACTAGTGATGATATCTTCTGGCTGAAGGAGTCCCCTGGCAAGAC ACTTGTAGTTGGTGCCAGCT ATGTGGCACTGGAGTGTGCTGGCTTCCTGACCGGTATTGGGCTGGAGACCACAGTCATGGTGCGCAGCATCCCCCTCCGAGGCTTTGATCAG CAAATGGCAGGGCTAGTGACAGACTACATGGAGGCCTATGGCACCAAGTTCTCCTGGAGGAGTGTCCCTAAGAGCGTGGACAAGCTGTCCTCTGGGGTGCTGCAGGTGACCTGGACAGACGAACAGACAGGAAAGGACCAACGGGACACCTTCGACTCTGTGCTGTGGGCTGTAG GCAGAGCCCCTGAAACCAAAACTCTCGGCCTGGAGAAAGTTGGCGTCAAGCTCAACAAAGAGTCGGGGAAAATACTTGTGGCTGCTGACGAATCCACATCTGTGCCGAACGTCTACGCTTTCGGCGATATCGGCGAG GGTCGTCCTGAGTTGACCCCCACAGCCATTAAGGCAGGGAAGCTCCTCGCCCGCAGGCTCGCAGGCCAGACCAATGAGCTAATGAACTACGACAAC GTCGCCACCACAGTGTTCACCCCTCTGGAGTATGGCTGTGTGGGCCTGTCAGAGGAGGAGGCTGAGAGCAGACATGGGAAGGACTCCATAGAG GTGTACCATGCCTTCTACAAGCCTCTGGAGTTCACTGTGGCTGAGAGAGATGCCAGCCAGTGTTACATAAAG GTGGTGTGTAAGCAGGGTGGAGACCAGAGAATCCTCGGCCTGCACTTCACGGGCCCCAACGCTGGAGAAGTTACCCAGGGCTTTGCTATGGGCTTCCA gtgtgggGCCACCCTCACTCACCTGAAGGAGACCGTGGGGATCCACCCCACTTGTGCCGAGGAGCTGACCAAAGTCAATGTCAGCAAGCGCTCTGGGCTGGATGCCACGGTTACCGGCTGCTGA